A DNA window from Deltaproteobacteria bacterium contains the following coding sequences:
- a CDS encoding undecaprenyl-diphosphate phosphatase: MNIFHALALGLIQGLTEFLPVSSSGHLVIFQHLFGMNEPELFFDVCLHLGTLLAVCVFVRRELVRIVRSLLGLRLAERPFSVRRIGEDPDLRLLFLVAIATVATAVIALTFRHPFERLFGSPQAVGIALMITGAVLFLSRFANPWKDNVKSVRVLDALAIGIGQGLAVMPGLSRSGTTITLGLLLKLDRELAARFSFLLFIPAILGATILQFDARQLTGRPFPILLGTASAAVAGYLSLQLLMNLVKKGRLWMFAPYCFAVGVFALAWRWS, translated from the coding sequence ATGAACATATTCCACGCCCTGGCTTTGGGCCTTATTCAAGGATTGACGGAGTTCCTGCCCGTGAGCAGTTCGGGCCATCTGGTGATTTTCCAGCACCTTTTCGGCATGAACGAACCCGAACTCTTTTTCGACGTATGCCTCCACCTCGGAACCCTGCTCGCGGTGTGCGTATTCGTGCGCCGAGAACTCGTGCGGATTGTTAGATCGTTGCTCGGCCTACGGCTCGCGGAACGGCCGTTCTCCGTCCGGAGAATCGGCGAGGACCCGGATCTCCGCCTCCTCTTTCTCGTCGCAATTGCCACCGTGGCCACCGCGGTTATCGCGCTGACCTTCAGACACCCGTTCGAACGTCTCTTCGGATCCCCTCAGGCCGTGGGAATCGCCCTGATGATCACCGGAGCCGTATTGTTCCTCAGCCGATTCGCCAACCCATGGAAGGACAACGTAAAGTCGGTTCGAGTTCTCGACGCTTTGGCGATCGGCATCGGTCAAGGCCTGGCCGTGATGCCCGGACTGTCCAGATCGGGCACGACCATCACCCTCGGTCTCCTTCTGAAACTGGACCGGGAACTGGCGGCCCGTTTTTCCTTTCTGCTTTTCATTCCCGCCATTCTAGGCGCAACCATATTGCAGTTCGATGCCCGCCAGCTGACCGGGCGGCCCTTTCCCATTCTGCTCGGAACCGCCTCCGCCGCGGTCGCAGGCTACCTATCTTTACAGCTTCTCATGAATCTGGTGAAGAAGGGCCGGCTCTGGATGTTCGCACCCTACTGCTTCGCAGTGGGCGTTTTCGCCTTGGCCTGGCGTTGGAGCTAG
- a CDS encoding alpha/beta hydrolase, which produces MQRSYDHLDTLNRPEITMYLFYPRPDSGMEPPPKSEDRMIPVAPGVELWARRHVLDAPKAYILFFHGNGEIASDYDDLGPIFNRFGLDFTVVDYRGYGRSSGRPTPRALVEDALPAFEAWLQWIGGDARRAPAIVMGRSLGSAPALELADAAPDRFDGLIIESGMAYTVPLVKALGVPADRLGITEAHGFQNADKISRFRKPTLVMHAEYDQLLPLKVGQILHGKCAAENKRLYVVPGADHNDIFLRAGADYFKNIVEFIEELQE; this is translated from the coding sequence ATGCAGCGCTCATACGATCATCTGGACACATTGAATCGACCCGAGATCACCATGTATTTGTTTTATCCGAGGCCGGACTCCGGCATGGAGCCCCCTCCCAAGTCCGAGGACCGCATGATCCCCGTGGCGCCGGGCGTCGAGCTTTGGGCCCGCCGGCACGTATTGGACGCACCCAAAGCATATATACTGTTTTTTCATGGAAACGGCGAAATCGCCAGTGACTACGACGATCTGGGGCCCATCTTCAACCGGTTTGGACTGGATTTCACCGTTGTGGACTACAGGGGATACGGCCGGAGCAGCGGCCGTCCCACGCCCAGGGCCTTGGTGGAAGACGCCCTTCCCGCCTTCGAAGCCTGGTTGCAATGGATCGGCGGCGACGCCCGGCGGGCGCCGGCCATTGTCATGGGCCGGAGTCTGGGCAGCGCACCGGCGTTGGAGCTGGCGGACGCGGCGCCGGACCGGTTCGACGGCCTGATAATCGAAAGCGGCATGGCCTATACCGTGCCCTTGGTCAAGGCCCTGGGCGTGCCGGCGGATCGGTTGGGCATCACCGAAGCTCACGGCTTTCAGAACGCGGACAAGATCTCCCGATTTAGGAAACCCACCCTGGTCATGCACGCGGAGTACGATCAACTGCTGCCTCTCAAGGTGGGACAGATCCTGCACGGCAAATGCGCCGCGGAAAACAAACGGCTCTACGTGGTGCCCGGAGCGGACCATAACGACATCTTTCTTCGTGCGGGTGCGGACTATTTTAAAAATATCGTAGAATTCATCGAGGAATTGCAGGAATAG
- a CDS encoding J domain-containing protein, translating to MRKNPFEILGITPEMVKKLDDDHLFALVRSNYRVLQKVLHPDANIGKKACRSERIHRQAVEVNAAFEQLDLARNPESFQVCRERYVPRPTRGLRKELDQTRERAERLDVVNEQLSYRFLDFLYHFLDHGPGRWGALSNGKRPHVFDLRNLRIGLYDVAVGYNLRHSAWNLGRNYKEMRFDEEGKMHYRLLSRGSFAEVRYIRLLGSVDADRVDLIPHLDKKGGPGCGENGAFCTDPLYQEGEKLNTIGLSNFREVCLPNLTPYLKENAYLFSIHLENGGSVLKHVPVEVWLEGKIIKLDLENGTD from the coding sequence ATGAGGAAGAACCCTTTCGAAATCTTGGGCATTACCCCTGAGATGGTCAAGAAGCTGGACGACGACCATTTGTTTGCCCTGGTGCGCTCGAACTATCGAGTTCTTCAGAAGGTGTTGCATCCGGATGCAAACATCGGGAAAAAGGCTTGTCGATCCGAGAGGATCCACAGGCAGGCCGTGGAAGTCAATGCAGCTTTCGAACAGCTGGACCTGGCCAGGAACCCGGAATCGTTCCAGGTTTGTCGGGAGCGATACGTTCCGCGCCCCACGAGAGGACTGCGGAAGGAATTGGACCAGACGCGCGAAAGGGCGGAAAGGCTCGATGTTGTAAATGAACAACTCTCCTATCGGTTTCTCGACTTCTTGTATCACTTTCTGGATCACGGACCCGGACGATGGGGCGCTCTTTCCAATGGCAAACGACCCCATGTGTTCGATCTGAGGAATCTTCGCATCGGCTTGTACGATGTGGCTGTGGGCTACAACCTGCGTCACAGCGCCTGGAACTTGGGTCGCAACTACAAGGAAATGCGATTCGACGAAGAAGGCAAAATGCATTACAGGCTGTTGAGTCGAGGTAGTTTTGCCGAGGTGCGTTACATCCGGCTGCTCGGAAGCGTTGACGCGGACCGGGTAGACCTGATTCCTCACTTGGACAAGAAGGGGGGCCCCGGTTGCGGCGAAAACGGCGCTTTCTGCACGGATCCGCTCTATCAGGAAGGTGAAAAGCTGAACACGATCGGTCTTTCCAACTTCCGGGAAGTGTGTTTGCCTAATCTTACCCCCTATCTCAAAGAAAACGCCTACCTTTTCTCCATCCATCTGGAAAATGGGGGCTCCGTGTTAAAGCATGTACCTGTGGAGGTCTGGCTGGAAGGGAAGATTATCAAGCTGGATCTGGAGAACGGAACCGACTAA
- a CDS encoding UDP-glucose/GDP-mannose dehydrogenase family protein, whose amino-acid sequence MRVCVIGPGYVGLVTAACFAEMGNDVLCVGKPGLDDDRIARLNRGECPIYEVGLEGMIQRNLHSGRLQFGLDIKEGIRSYLFLVVAVPTPADEDGSADLQHVLDVARNIGELIEEYRVVIVKSTVPVGTSDAVRATVEGALSARGLKMEFDVVSNPEFLKEGDAVQDFMKPDRIIVGCNDPRTAELVKALYAPFARVREKLMIMDVRSAEMTKYAANAMLATKISFMNEMAKVCEKLGADVAHVRRGIGSDPRIGYQFIYPGVGFGGSCFPKDLRAIISMAREGGVQPRVLEAVEHVNLSQKLFFSDKIIDYFAVRGGIEARCLAVWGLSFKPNTNDMREAPSAAIIRRLLDKGARIQAFDPEAMEEARKVFGDRLPIRYSEDHYDALDGADALVLITEWNLFRNPDFEKIKRRMKTPLIFDGRNQYDPELMARLGFIYISVGRSPVNLPAE is encoded by the coding sequence ATGAGAGTATGTGTAATTGGTCCGGGATATGTGGGGCTGGTCACGGCCGCATGTTTCGCGGAAATGGGAAACGATGTCCTTTGCGTGGGTAAGCCCGGACTGGACGATGACCGGATCGCTCGATTGAACCGCGGGGAATGCCCCATCTATGAAGTGGGCCTGGAAGGAATGATCCAGAGGAACCTTCACTCCGGGCGGCTCCAGTTCGGTCTCGATATCAAGGAAGGAATTCGTTCGTATTTGTTTCTAGTCGTCGCGGTGCCGACGCCGGCGGACGAGGACGGTTCAGCGGATTTGCAGCACGTGCTGGACGTGGCGCGCAATATTGGGGAACTCATCGAGGAGTACCGGGTAGTTATAGTCAAGTCAACGGTACCGGTGGGAACCTCGGACGCCGTCAGGGCCACCGTCGAAGGAGCGTTGTCCGCGCGCGGGTTGAAGATGGAATTCGACGTAGTCTCGAATCCGGAGTTCCTCAAGGAAGGCGATGCGGTGCAGGATTTCATGAAACCGGATCGCATTATCGTAGGGTGCAACGATCCACGGACCGCCGAGCTTGTGAAGGCGTTGTACGCCCCCTTTGCCCGGGTTCGCGAAAAACTGATGATTATGGACGTTCGCTCTGCTGAAATGACGAAGTACGCAGCCAATGCCATGCTGGCTACCAAGATTTCCTTCATGAATGAAATGGCCAAGGTCTGTGAGAAACTCGGGGCGGATGTAGCCCATGTTCGCAGAGGGATTGGCTCGGACCCGCGTATCGGCTATCAGTTCATATACCCGGGTGTGGGATTCGGAGGCTCCTGCTTTCCGAAGGATCTGCGTGCGATCATTTCCATGGCGCGGGAAGGTGGGGTCCAGCCGCGTGTTCTCGAAGCCGTGGAACACGTCAACTTGTCCCAGAAACTGTTCTTCTCGGATAAGATTATTGATTATTTTGCCGTCAGGGGCGGCATCGAAGCCCGGTGTCTGGCCGTGTGGGGGCTATCGTTCAAACCCAACACGAACGACATGCGCGAGGCGCCTTCGGCGGCGATTATCCGCCGATTGCTGGACAAAGGAGCCCGCATTCAGGCTTTTGACCCCGAGGCCATGGAAGAGGCTCGAAAAGTATTCGGGGATCGACTTCCGATCCGATACTCTGAAGACCACTACGACGCGCTCGATGGAGCCGACGCCCTGGTTCTGATCACGGAATGGAACCTGTTTCGAAATCCGGATTTCGAGAAGATAAAACGGCGGATGAAGACCCCGTTGATCTTCGACGGCAGAAATCAATACGATCCCGAATTAATGGCCCGTCTCGGGTTTATCTACATCAGCGTGGGTCGATCTCCCGTCAATCTGCCCGCCGAGTAA
- a CDS encoding SH3 domain-containing protein produces MRVGKANIRHGPGSAFPVAWQVEKGYVYEKVKQEGDWIQVKDMDGDGGWVMSELLRQQPVVVVTSEIANVRKEPKADSPIVFKAQHGVVLNYLERKGEWLKVSYTGQGTGWIFSNLVWGNP; encoded by the coding sequence GTGCGCGTCGGCAAGGCAAACATTCGCCATGGACCCGGATCCGCTTTTCCTGTCGCCTGGCAGGTAGAAAAAGGGTACGTCTACGAGAAGGTCAAGCAGGAAGGCGACTGGATTCAGGTGAAAGACATGGACGGTGACGGGGGCTGGGTCATGTCTGAGTTGCTCCGCCAACAGCCGGTGGTGGTCGTGACTTCCGAAATCGCCAACGTTCGCAAGGAGCCTAAAGCCGATTCGCCGATTGTGTTCAAGGCGCAGCATGGCGTTGTATTGAACTACTTGGAGCGCAAGGGGGAGTGGCTGAAAGTCAGCTATACCGGCCAAGGAACCGGTTGGATCTTTTCTAACCTGGTTTGGGGAAATCCCTGA
- a CDS encoding prepilin peptidase, whose translation MDPHFMISVLVFALAICIGSFLNVCIYRIPLRESIVSPPSHCPACAHRIPWYHNLPLASYVLLRGRCEFCGARISPVYPLVEFGTGVVALLLFLDFGLSILFPVYFVLAPMNALIGALLGGGLLLAVVIGYYLLTKREGMGLGDVKLLAMIGAFLGWKGVLFTLFSSSVVGALSGMAVMVVKKGDMKLAIPFGPFLSLGAVLYIFVGERLIGWYLNMF comes from the coding sequence ATGGATCCACACTTCATGATTTCGGTACTCGTCTTCGCGCTCGCCATCTGCATTGGCAGTTTCCTGAACGTGTGCATTTATCGAATACCCCTTCGGGAATCCATTGTATCGCCCCCGTCGCATTGTCCGGCCTGCGCCCACCGGATCCCATGGTATCACAACCTTCCGTTGGCAAGCTATGTCTTGCTCAGGGGGCGATGCGAATTCTGCGGCGCCAGGATCTCTCCCGTATATCCACTGGTCGAGTTCGGAACCGGGGTCGTGGCCCTGCTGCTGTTCCTCGATTTCGGACTTTCGATCCTGTTCCCGGTCTATTTTGTTCTCGCCCCCATGAACGCGCTTATTGGAGCGCTGCTGGGTGGAGGGCTTCTGTTGGCCGTTGTCATAGGCTATTACCTCTTGACGAAACGCGAAGGCATGGGATTGGGGGACGTGAAATTGCTGGCCATGATCGGCGCTTTTCTGGGTTGGAAAGGCGTGCTATTCACCCTGTTCTCGAGTTCCGTGGTGGGCGCCCTATCCGGCATGGCGGTTATGGTCGTCAAAAAGGGAGACATGAAACTGGCGATCCCCTTCGGCCCCTTTCTGTCCCTTGGGGCCGTGCTCTACATATTCGTTGGCGAGCGACTGATCGGCTGGTATCTCAACATGTTTTGA
- a CDS encoding ChaN family lipoprotein, translated as MNRTVLTVLIAVAAVIVSGCAGQLKSPTPEYNVDDIVDTKTGRVVAFDDLLAALTEVQVAFIGETHDQVSHHEIQLKIIRALLEVQADVVLGMEMFTYEVQPVLDAWTLGELDEETFLREVDWDAIWGYPYILYRDILDEARIWSLKVLGLNAPHDVIQRIARGGLKGLSPEDRSKVAEDIVLDLPDYRKYIRKQYTEHDQKDLENFEFFFQAQRAWDETMADTLAKHLLEIERTAKILVFAGAGHIYKGYGIPDSFKRRTGLPYVTIIPVEPGYAGEAVRDRIADYIWVARPSKLDHPRLGVRLDEAALAQGRLKVVEVMENSKAREIGIEVGDILESLNGVKLRTAGDVARAILDAGFGEAHHLRIDRQGLHLELVFTMDADRGNEGD; from the coding sequence ATGAATCGAACCGTTCTTACCGTTCTGATCGCCGTCGCCGCGGTGATCGTCTCCGGATGCGCCGGACAACTGAAATCTCCAACACCGGAATACAATGTGGATGACATCGTTGACACCAAGACCGGACGGGTGGTTGCCTTCGATGACCTTCTGGCGGCGCTGACGGAAGTGCAGGTGGCGTTCATCGGGGAAACTCACGATCAGGTCAGTCACCACGAAATCCAATTGAAGATCATACGCGCACTGCTCGAGGTTCAAGCGGACGTAGTCCTGGGTATGGAGATGTTTACCTACGAAGTTCAACCGGTTCTGGATGCATGGACCCTCGGCGAACTGGATGAAGAAACGTTTCTCCGCGAAGTGGATTGGGATGCGATATGGGGCTATCCGTACATCCTTTATCGGGATATTCTGGACGAAGCCCGAATTTGGTCCCTCAAGGTGTTGGGGCTGAATGCTCCCCACGATGTGATTCAACGCATCGCCCGAGGAGGTCTGAAAGGTCTTTCTCCGGAAGACCGGTCCAAGGTGGCTGAAGATATCGTTCTGGATTTGCCGGATTATCGGAAGTACATTCGAAAACAATATACCGAGCACGATCAGAAGGATCTCGAGAATTTCGAGTTCTTCTTCCAGGCTCAGCGGGCATGGGACGAAACCATGGCCGATACCCTGGCCAAACACTTGCTTGAAATCGAGCGAACGGCGAAGATCCTGGTGTTCGCCGGCGCAGGGCACATTTACAAAGGATACGGAATACCGGATTCGTTCAAGCGCCGTACGGGCCTGCCCTATGTAACCATCATTCCGGTCGAGCCCGGCTATGCCGGGGAAGCGGTCCGCGATCGCATCGCCGATTACATTTGGGTGGCGCGACCCTCCAAATTAGACCATCCCCGCTTGGGTGTCCGGCTAGATGAAGCGGCTCTGGCGCAAGGCCGCCTCAAAGTCGTGGAAGTGATGGAAAACAGCAAGGCCCGGGAGATTGGCATCGAAGTGGGAGATATACTCGAATCCCTGAACGGAGTGAAGCTCCGAACAGCGGGAGACGTGGCCAGGGCAATCCTGGACGCGGGTTTCGGAGAGGCGCATCACTTGCGTATTGATAGGCAAGGACTTCATTTGGAACTCGTGTTCACGATGGATGCGGATCGAGGGAATGAAGGAGATTGA
- a CDS encoding 4Fe-4S binding protein gives MSEYLRNVVTLEYYPEKCVGCGMCAIVCPHAVMAMDNGKARVDDRDSCMECGACSKNCPVEAIWVRAGVGCANAVINTALGRDASSCCCVIEPEPPRPHHSR, from the coding sequence ATGTCCGAGTATCTCAGAAACGTAGTGACCCTCGAGTACTATCCCGAGAAATGTGTGGGCTGCGGCATGTGCGCCATCGTGTGTCCGCACGCGGTCATGGCGATGGACAATGGCAAGGCGCGTGTGGATGATCGGGATTCGTGCATGGAATGCGGGGCCTGCTCCAAGAATTGCCCGGTGGAGGCGATATGGGTGCGGGCCGGAGTAGGATGCGCCAATGCGGTCATCAACACGGCCCTGGGAAGGGACGCCTCGTCCTGCTGTTGTGTCATCGAGCCGGAGCCGCCCCGCCCGCATCATTCGAGGTAA
- a CDS encoding PilZ domain-containing protein has product MTDRVTLECPNCQKTGILRVSPEVGGRLSVKCPRCGNVFEQHVDRRFSYRKIPLPWVFYGPAGSDDLPYIGWLSDLSMTGCRVRTEINTPIRGAWLDLEFRLDIDSSEIPAQERDALLKEQNVGIERMVCPLIRVRASVVWTNQVGRNHREFGCDFITIGDHARMMLSLYLYPFHEAIEPE; this is encoded by the coding sequence ATGACCGACAGAGTAACCCTTGAATGCCCGAATTGCCAAAAGACCGGAATTCTCCGGGTGTCCCCCGAAGTGGGGGGAAGGCTGTCCGTTAAGTGTCCCCGCTGTGGAAACGTTTTCGAACAACATGTCGATCGTCGCTTTTCCTACAGAAAAATACCACTACCCTGGGTGTTCTACGGTCCGGCCGGTTCCGACGACCTGCCTTATATTGGATGGCTTTCCGACCTTTCCATGACCGGATGCCGGGTACGAACGGAAATAAACACACCCATAAGAGGAGCGTGGTTGGATCTCGAGTTTAGACTTGACATCGATAGTTCCGAGATACCCGCCCAAGAACGTGATGCCCTCCTGAAGGAACAAAACGTCGGCATCGAACGGATGGTGTGTCCGCTCATTCGCGTCAGAGCGAGCGTGGTTTGGACGAACCAGGTTGGGAGAAATCACCGTGAATTCGGGTGTGACTTCATCACCATCGGAGACCACGCGCGGATGATGCTCTCATTGTATCTGTACCCCTTTCATGAAGCGATCGAACCTGAATAA
- a CDS encoding trypsin-like peptidase domain-containing protein — translation MRSKLFLSWIAAAWTVWLFQTAPVWATDAFTLGLEAQDHITQKQYDKAVPLLVDALKEDPLNTWLRGMLASSYYQLRQFGEAKTQFELVVQMEPQNDLAQFMIGVLEPLAGLDRSVETPQERKELRPFEIEQRYGKEVVLFSVADKDKKPFKQGSGFIIREDGWIVTNHHVVVNGKYIVAKLPDGEQYAVENVISYEPRYDLAVVKIKAPTPLPAVTMGDSSTIILGEQAVAIGSPEGLEHTISDGLVSAWRDLGDGVKFIQISVPISHGSSGGALFNMRGEVIGVTSAGLERGQNLNFAVPINRVKEILQSPKPITLAELPEEKQEEKPEPAKEGQTDAELIRSPDGDIVCVNRKMGFGFQLTENTWSANEEVQEGNYLLKCNAPNLQVQLHTFLGKEGLTDQKLVDHYRSYLTQNGFTMIADFVPSTIQGNRVNVGVLDKEAKGTVRTSMLLMLDRGRVFVFSLWYTVEDEPQVIKDVQTIRNSLKVGDV, via the coding sequence ATGCGTTCCAAGCTTTTCTTATCATGGATTGCGGCGGCATGGACCGTATGGCTTTTCCAAACGGCCCCGGTTTGGGCAACGGATGCGTTTACGCTGGGCCTCGAGGCCCAGGATCACATTACCCAAAAACAGTACGACAAAGCGGTCCCGCTGCTGGTGGACGCCCTTAAAGAGGATCCACTGAACACCTGGCTCCGGGGAATGCTGGCTAGTTCATACTACCAGCTCAGGCAGTTCGGCGAAGCAAAGACGCAGTTCGAACTGGTCGTGCAGATGGAGCCTCAGAACGATCTGGCCCAGTTTATGATCGGAGTACTTGAGCCGTTGGCGGGGCTGGACCGGAGCGTCGAGACCCCGCAGGAGCGGAAAGAGCTGAGGCCCTTCGAAATCGAACAACGCTACGGAAAAGAGGTCGTCCTTTTTTCCGTGGCAGACAAGGACAAGAAGCCCTTCAAACAGGGTAGCGGTTTCATCATTCGGGAAGACGGATGGATCGTCACCAACCATCATGTGGTCGTCAACGGCAAGTACATTGTGGCCAAACTTCCCGATGGCGAACAGTATGCCGTAGAGAACGTGATCAGCTACGAACCCCGGTACGATCTGGCTGTGGTGAAGATCAAAGCGCCGACCCCATTGCCCGCGGTAACCATGGGCGATTCATCCACAATCATTCTCGGCGAACAGGCTGTAGCCATCGGCAGCCCCGAGGGACTCGAGCATACCATTTCCGACGGCCTCGTCAGCGCCTGGAGGGATCTCGGAGACGGCGTGAAGTTCATCCAAATCAGCGTTCCCATTTCGCACGGAAGCAGCGGGGGGGCCCTGTTCAACATGCGGGGCGAAGTCATCGGAGTCACTTCCGCCGGCCTCGAGCGCGGGCAGAATCTAAACTTCGCCGTTCCCATCAACCGGGTGAAGGAAATTCTTCAGAGCCCGAAACCCATCACCTTGGCGGAACTGCCCGAAGAGAAGCAAGAAGAGAAACCCGAGCCTGCCAAGGAGGGCCAGACCGATGCGGAACTGATCCGGAGTCCCGATGGAGACATCGTATGCGTGAATCGAAAAATGGGCTTCGGATTCCAACTCACGGAAAACACCTGGAGCGCCAACGAAGAGGTCCAGGAAGGCAACTACCTCCTCAAGTGCAACGCTCCGAACCTCCAGGTGCAACTCCACACGTTTCTCGGCAAAGAAGGCCTTACAGACCAGAAACTGGTGGACCACTACCGTAGTTATCTGACCCAGAACGGGTTTACAATGATCGCGGATTTCGTACCCAGCACGATCCAGGGCAACCGGGTGAACGTGGGCGTGCTGGATAAGGAAGCAAAAGGAACGGTGCGTACTTCCATGCTCCTAATGCTGGATCGGGGACGCGTCTTTGTGTTCTCCTTGTGGTACACGGTTGAGGACGAGCCCCAGGTCATCAAGGACGTTCAAACCATACGGAACAGCTTAAAGGTCGGAGACGTCTAG
- a CDS encoding acetyl-CoA synthase subunit gamma, whose product MRTGAGTAPKVVSEWASADWWGAFKARWGVGRMHYKVDPGLYALNEPDASSPVLVTANYKLTFDRLRKALPSLDAWLLVLDTDGINVWCAAGKGAFCEEEIAVRIEASSLASVVNHRDLILPQLAGPGTAAYTLKKKTGFKAHYGPIRAEDIKAFLDAGMKATPEMRRKTFGLRERAVLIPVELVDAVKYGAMAAAVMFFLGGLGGPGSYWANALEFGLFAVWAILGAVAAGAVLTPLLLPWLPGRAFSTKGMIVGLAAAVLLVVLRRHLAAAVPVLELGGWLLMVPALASFLGMNFTGASTYTSLSGVQKEMRWALPLQIGAAAVGLSLWIGSRFM is encoded by the coding sequence ATCCGAACCGGCGCGGGAACGGCGCCCAAAGTGGTTTCCGAGTGGGCGTCGGCGGATTGGTGGGGTGCGTTCAAGGCGCGATGGGGCGTCGGACGGATGCACTACAAAGTGGATCCCGGGCTGTACGCATTGAACGAACCGGACGCCTCGTCGCCCGTCCTGGTCACGGCGAATTACAAATTGACTTTCGATCGGCTGCGTAAGGCGTTGCCGTCGTTAGACGCCTGGCTGCTGGTGTTGGACACCGACGGGATCAATGTGTGGTGCGCGGCGGGCAAGGGCGCGTTCTGCGAAGAAGAGATCGCGGTTCGCATCGAAGCCTCTTCCCTGGCGAGCGTGGTCAACCACAGAGACCTGATTCTGCCTCAGCTTGCGGGCCCCGGAACGGCGGCTTATACATTGAAAAAGAAGACCGGGTTCAAGGCGCATTACGGGCCTATCCGGGCCGAAGACATCAAGGCGTTTCTCGATGCGGGAATGAAAGCCACGCCCGAGATGCGGCGTAAGACGTTCGGCTTGCGGGAGCGCGCGGTGTTGATCCCGGTGGAACTGGTGGATGCCGTGAAATACGGAGCCATGGCTGCCGCGGTTATGTTCTTTTTGGGCGGTCTGGGCGGGCCGGGGTCGTACTGGGCCAATGCGCTCGAGTTCGGTCTGTTTGCGGTTTGGGCCATTCTGGGAGCGGTTGCGGCCGGCGCCGTTTTGACGCCGTTGCTGCTGCCCTGGCTGCCCGGCCGGGCCTTTTCCACCAAGGGAATGATCGTGGGTCTGGCGGCGGCGGTTCTATTGGTGGTCCTTCGCCGACACCTGGCGGCGGCGGTCCCGGTGCTCGAATTGGGGGGATGGTTGCTGATGGTTCCGGCCCTGGCGTCGTTTCTGGGGATGAATTTCACCGGAGCTTCCACGTACACGTCACTTTCCGGCGTACAAAAGGAAATGCGGTGGGCCTTGCCCCTGCAGATCGGTGCAGCAGCGGTAGGGCTGAGCCTGTGGATCGGTTCGAGATTTATGTAG
- the ald gene encoding alanine dehydrogenase — MIIGVPKEIKEEEYRVGIVPAGVRMMTEKGHRVLIQTDAGEGCRIPDSEYRDAGAEIVESAKDLYLKSDMVMKVKEPLEEEYPYLREGLILYAYLHLAPAPELTAALLERGVIGVAYETMQLSDGSLPLLTPMSEVAGRMAVQIGAHYLEKTQGGRGVLLGGVPGVSRGRITILGAGVVGRAAAKIAVGMGAEVHILDVDQRRLIYMDDVFGSRVTTLFSHADNIRYSVMHSHLVIGAVLIPGARAPRLVTRSMVSEMKQGSVVVDVSIDQGGTFETSKPTSHRNPTYVVDDVIHYCVPNMPGIVARTSTFALGNTTLPYALTLADQGFSEAVASDPTLAGGVNVYKGKVTHEGVAASLDLEYTPLGELLRG; from the coding sequence ATGATCATCGGTGTGCCGAAAGAGATCAAAGAGGAAGAATACCGCGTCGGCATCGTGCCCGCCGGAGTGCGCATGATGACGGAAAAAGGGCACCGGGTGCTGATCCAGACAGACGCCGGAGAGGGATGCCGCATTCCGGACAGCGAGTATCGGGATGCGGGCGCCGAAATCGTGGAATCGGCCAAGGATTTGTACCTGAAGTCGGATATGGTGATGAAAGTCAAGGAGCCCCTCGAGGAAGAGTACCCGTATCTTCGAGAAGGTCTCATCCTATATGCGTACCTGCACCTTGCCCCGGCCCCCGAACTGACGGCGGCCCTTCTGGAGCGCGGCGTCATAGGCGTCGCTTACGAAACGATGCAGCTCAGTGACGGTTCCCTGCCGTTACTCACCCCCATGAGCGAAGTCGCGGGCCGTATGGCGGTTCAAATAGGCGCGCATTATCTGGAAAAAACGCAAGGGGGCCGAGGGGTGCTTTTGGGCGGTGTGCCGGGTGTGAGCCGCGGGCGCATCACCATTCTCGGCGCGGGTGTGGTCGGCCGCGCCGCGGCCAAGATCGCTGTGGGTATGGGCGCGGAAGTCCACATTCTGGACGTGGATCAGAGACGCCTCATCTATATGGACGACGTCTTCGGCAGCCGGGTGACCACCCTATTTTCTCACGCGGACAACATCCGGTATTCGGTGATGCATTCACACCTGGTGATCGGGGCTGTGTTGATACCCGGCGCTCGGGCTCCGCGATTGGTCACGCGGTCGATGGTCTCGGAAATGAAGCAGGGTTCGGTGGTCGTGGATGTGTCCATCGATCAGGGCGGCACCTTCGAGACGTCCAAGCCCACTTCCCACCGCAACCCCACCTATGTGGTCGACGACGTTATCCATTATTGCGTTCCCAATATGCCCGGCATTGTGGCGCGTACTTCGACGTTCGCCCTCGGCAACACGACCCTGCCCTATGCGCTGACGTTGGCGGACCAGGGGTTCTCCGAGGCCGTAGCGTCCGATCCCACCCTTGCTGGAGGGGTGAATGTATACAAGGGCAAGGTGACACACGAGGGAGTGGCCGCGTCCCTGGATCTCGAGTATACTCCTCTGGGAGAATTGCTCCGAGGGTAA